One genomic segment of bacterium includes these proteins:
- a CDS encoding tetratricopeptide repeat protein, translating into MKNTFFLSKFFRIKESILVTSFILVANYFTFSQITAEDSLFQQANYYLGIGYHESAVKTLTRLLEVNPNSAIAYSLLGNTFSFQGKYEQAIRMYRKCIEIDSTILPVYENLGNAYIDAGKLDSAITVHTLLISKDSLYVGNYVNLGDAYMKKQEIVKAQECFIKAIDLNYYCTMAHVNLAMTYYNQKKYREAIDELFLVRNMDSWYPQLQDRLEIITETAKSEFKKWAETEPNNSEAHYYLAFFIWYRDDCDDAIDELDDAIEINNKIEKYYLTKAIWLHNLEEYEDAIVECKKCLALNPTNWMCLNEIAYNYSNLNDLGSALTYYQKAIEADSLIIDSHLHIGQIYVMNIEYEQALNSYNQALNLIINYSVKNPVIYFRIAEAAYFLEDYETAIENAMKAKYINFPEERTKKQWEAYADRLLRSIETKVRQEPKK; encoded by the coding sequence ATGAAAAATACTTTTTTTCTATCAAAGTTTTTTAGAATAAAGGAAAGTATTCTTGTTACCTCATTTATACTGGTAGCAAATTATTTTACGTTTTCTCAGATTACTGCTGAAGATTCATTATTTCAACAAGCTAATTATTATTTGGGTATTGGTTATCATGAGTCGGCCGTAAAAACTCTAACCAGACTTCTTGAAGTGAATCCAAATTCAGCAATTGCTTATAGTTTGCTTGGCAATACATTTAGCTTTCAAGGTAAGTATGAACAAGCTATTAGAATGTATCGAAAATGTATAGAAATTGATTCTACCATTCTTCCGGTATATGAAAATCTTGGTAATGCCTACATTGATGCGGGTAAACTCGATTCAGCAATAACTGTACACACATTATTAATTTCCAAAGACAGCTTGTATGTTGGAAACTATGTTAACCTTGGTGACGCATATATGAAAAAGCAGGAAATCGTAAAAGCTCAGGAATGTTTTATTAAAGCTATTGATTTGAATTACTATTGCACAATGGCACACGTAAATCTTGCAATGACATACTATAATCAAAAAAAGTATAGAGAAGCCATCGATGAATTATTTCTTGTTCGAAATATGGATAGCTGGTATCCCCAATTGCAGGATCGTTTAGAAATAATTACAGAAACTGCAAAATCAGAGTTCAAAAAATGGGCTGAGACAGAACCAAACAACAGTGAAGCGCATTATTATCTTGCATTTTTTATTTGGTATCGAGATGACTGTGATGATGCAATTGATGAATTGGACGATGCAATTGAAATAAATAATAAGATAGAAAAATATTACCTCACTAAAGCCATTTGGCTACACAACCTGGAAGAATATGAAGATGCTATAGTTGAATGTAAAAAGTGTCTTGCACTAAATCCAACCAATTGGATGTGTCTCAATGAAATTGCTTATAATTATTCCAACCTAAATGATTTAGGTTCAGCTTTGACTTACTATCAAAAAGCTATTGAGGCAGATTCATTAATAATAGATTCTCACCTACATATAGGACAAATTTATGTAATGAATATAGAATATGAACAGGCGCTGAATTCATACAACCAAGCTTTAAATCTCATAATCAACTATAGTGTAAAGAATCCTGTAATTTATTTCCGAATTGCTGAAGCTGCTTACTTTTTAGAGGATTATGAAACTGCAATAGAAAATGCTATGAAAGCAAAGTATATAAATTTTCCTGAAGAAAGAACAAAAAAGCAATGGGAGGCTTACGCAGATCGCTTATTAAGATCAATAGAAACAAAAGTAAGACAAGAACCAAAAAAGTAA